Proteins from one Xenopus tropicalis strain Nigerian chromosome 1, UCB_Xtro_10.0, whole genome shotgun sequence genomic window:
- the LOC116408458 gene encoding protein kinase C delta type-like — MATGYLPFYQDDTTKEKEAIKNTINGQPEYPKCLGAELCDLIQQLLRKNANERLGVYAKVRDHPFYSSTNWVEVEKRALVPPVKPLIRSVKGLSKNDNPFTEDNAGVIRILKNFDYVDPSWQ, encoded by the exons ATGGCTACTGGTTATTTACCATTTTATCAGGATGACACCACAAAAGAAAAAGAAGCCATCAAAAATACAATCAATGGGCAGCCTGAGTATCCCAAATGTCTTGGGGCTGAATTATGTGACCTCATACAACAG CTCTTGAGGAAGAATGCCAACGAACGGCTTGGGGTGTACGCCAAAGTCCGGGACCACCCATTTTATTCATCAACTAATTGGGTGGAAGTGGAAAAAAGAGCACTGGTGCCCCCTGTAAAACCACTAATT AGATCAGTTAAGGGGCTCAGTAAGAATGACAACCCGTTCACCGAAGACAACGCTGGTGTGATCCGCATACTGAAGAACTTTGACTATGTGGATCCAAGCTGGCAGTAA